Genomic DNA from Paenibacillus sp. MBLB1832:
TCCATTTAGTGTCTTTGATAATATTCGAACCTTATTAGTTCCCGAGATTTGCATCGTGAGTTTGATCTCAAAAATCTCGTTTCTGTAATTGAATATGAAATCTTGGAGCAATCTAAACAAAACTTGACTAGACTAACTGGAATGTTTTCAAATACTGATTACAATCACTATCTAATAAGGTCCGACCTTACATATTGCGAGAAATGTTTGTGTATGGGACACCACAGCCTTTTTCACCAATTCAGTCTATTGCATCGATGCCCATTCCATTTATGTGATTTAAGGAACAATTGTAGCAAGTGTGGCCAGCAAATTACCTTTAATTATGTTAATTATAAAATTCTCAAAGGTTTTAGGTGTAATTGTTCTGAATTCATTAATGATATGAATATTAAATTTTCCACATCTAATAAAGGAAGCTGGAGCAATGAAACTCATATTAAATTATTATGGTTTCAAACGGGCTCAGCATGGTCATAAGAAATCTGGTACTGGTTGTGAGTATAGTTATTACTTAAAAGACCTGCACTCTGTAACCCCACCAAATAAATCGAAGGAATAAATCCTAGAATACGAAGGAGACCCAAGCACAAGCATGGGTCTCTTCATCAAAGCTCGTTATTATCTCCAATACTTTTTCTGATAGAAATTACGAATCCATCGATGTTGCTTGAAAAGCTGATCGAACACTTCTTCAGGCAGTGGCTCCTCCAGAAGAGCAGCGATGTTCTCCTCTGCGTAGGACTTGACCTGCATTGAGATAATCGCCGTCGTGACGGCCGGATAATGCAGTGCATACTTAATCGCAAGCGCCGTCAACGAATTGGCATAGGCTGGTACAAACTCCTTCAGCTTCTCCACCCTGGCCAAATACTCGGTCCTGGGCCCGGCATCAAAATACCCATTCCGGAAATCACGATCACCGAAAATGGTGTTTTCTCTCAGCAATCCCGTTAACCCGCCTTCATCCAGAACGCAGCGAGCAATTAGCGCGACCCCGTGCTTCTCACAGAGAGGCGCGAGATTATCCAGCGCAAGCGGGTCGAATATGTTAAGAATGGTCTGTACTGACTGTATATGCCCTGATCGAACCAAGCTTATCGCCATATCGTGGCGGTGGTCAGGAATGGATACGCCGATGTGACGAACCATCCCCTCTTCCTTCAACCGAATGAGTTCTTCCAGCCAGTATGGCTCATCGTCCCAGATTCCCCAGTATTGGTGCATTTGGATCAGATCCAACGCTTCGACCTGCAGTGCCTGTAGTGATGCCTCCACACTTTGCCTAATTGAGCCTGGGGGGAACGCTTCCGTCACCGGGATCGGACTGCCCCAACCGCCTTTGCCCCAGGGCTTTACCTTGGTGGCAATGAAGGGCCGTGGGCCGTTCCACTCCTTAAGGGCCTTTC
This window encodes:
- a CDS encoding aldo/keto reductase produces the protein MLPSNAFANSGVQVSRIGFGAMGLNGSFGALEEKEYIEALLRSFELGVTFVDTARAYGTSEETIGKALKEWNGPRPFIATKVKPWGKGGWGSPIPVTEAFPPGSIRQSVEASLQALQVEALDLIQMHQYWGIWDDEPYWLEELIRLKEEGMVRHIGVSIPDHRHDMAISLVRSGHIQSVQTILNIFDPLALDNLAPLCEKHGVALIARCVLDEGGLTGLLRENTIFGDRDFRNGYFDAGPRTEYLARVEKLKEFVPAYANSLTALAIKYALHYPAVTTAIISMQVKSYAEENIAALLEEPLPEEVFDQLFKQHRWIRNFYQKKYWR